One genomic region from Clostridium saccharobutylicum DSM 13864 encodes:
- the minE gene encoding cell division topological specificity factor MinE — translation MGFFKNLNSKPTPKQVAKDRLKLILIHDRGEIAPQIIEKIREEILDVISKYIDIQVDDVEISVNRSDDDEGENSSALIANIPIKNIRGR, via the coding sequence AATTTAAATAGCAAACCAACTCCTAAGCAGGTTGCTAAAGATAGGCTAAAATTAATTCTTATACACGATAGAGGAGAAATAGCTCCGCAGATTATAGAAAAGATAAGAGAAGAAATATTAGATGTGATATCTAAGTATATTGATATACAAGTGGATGATGTTGAAATATCTGTAAACAGAAGTGATGATGATGAAGGCGAAAATTCTTCAGCATTAATAGCAAATATTCCAATTAAAAATATCAGAGGAAGATAA
- the rodA gene encoding rod shape-determining protein RodA yields MFKQFRLDVRLLKEIDKTLLISMILLILYGTFNIYLCTKGQYGMTFVKQQIFWLVASLIALYFFITIDYTIIFNYVPILYWGTVVLLILTMIPGIGIVVNGARGWINLGICKLQPSEFAKLVIILMLARKLDEMDGRINDMKNFFILAFYCIVPVIFILKQPDMGMSMVCFFIVLGIFYTMGFDTRIIAGGLASLVLAIIIVWNSGLIEPYQKMRFTAFLNPEVNDASTYHLNQSLIAIGSGGIVGSSPSLTENGSSTYAAQNVPEIHTDFIFAAIADQWGFIGAILLLVLYGLLLYKIISIARTSKDIFGSVICIGIVSYFLFAILQNIGMTIGLVPITGIALPLVSYGGSSLLTTVISLGITINVGMRRKKIHF; encoded by the coding sequence TTGTTTAAGCAATTTAGATTAGATGTTAGATTATTAAAAGAAATAGATAAAACTCTTTTAATTTCTATGATTCTTTTAATATTATATGGCACATTTAATATATATTTATGCACCAAAGGACAATATGGAATGACTTTTGTAAAACAACAGATATTTTGGCTTGTTGCATCACTTATAGCGCTATATTTTTTTATTACAATAGACTACACAATAATATTTAATTATGTACCTATATTGTATTGGGGAACTGTAGTACTTCTTATATTAACAATGATTCCAGGTATTGGAATAGTAGTCAATGGAGCTAGAGGATGGATTAATCTCGGAATATGTAAGCTTCAGCCATCGGAGTTTGCTAAGTTGGTAATTATACTTATGCTAGCTAGAAAGTTGGATGAAATGGACGGCAGGATAAACGATATGAAAAACTTTTTTATATTAGCATTTTATTGCATAGTGCCAGTAATATTTATTTTAAAGCAACCGGATATGGGGATGAGTATGGTATGCTTCTTTATTGTTTTAGGTATTTTTTATACAATGGGATTTGATACAAGGATTATTGCTGGAGGATTAGCTTCTTTAGTTCTTGCAATAATAATAGTATGGAATTCAGGGTTGATAGAACCGTATCAAAAAATGAGATTTACCGCTTTTTTAAATCCAGAAGTTAATGATGCGTCAACATATCATTTAAATCAATCTCTAATTGCAATAGGTTCTGGTGGAATAGTAGGAAGTAGTCCATCATTGACTGAAAATGGAAGCTCAACTTATGCAGCACAAAACGTACCAGAAATACATACGGATTTTATTTTTGCTGCAATAGCAGATCAATGGGGTTTTATAGGGGCAATTTTATTGCTTGTACTTTATGGATTACTTTTATATAAAATTATATCAATAGCGCGAACATCTAAAGATATATTTGGTTCAGTTATATGTATTGGAATAGTTTCATATTTCTTATTTGCAATATTGCAAAATATAGGAATGACAATAGGCTTGGTGCCAATTACAGGTATAGCATTGCCACTTGTAAGCTATGGAGGAAGTTCATTATTAACAACAGTAATTTCATTAGGAATAACAATAAATGTAGGGATGAGAAGAAAAAAGATACATTTTTAA
- a CDS encoding site-2 protease family protein, translating into MKKWYKVLIVELLILMWILDFNNSIFISFLWIILHEFAHILVANNFGCRFNSFNISISGVKAELIDIDELTEKKKLILYLAGPFSNFFMSIVACFLYRFFKWNFIESSIIINIYLGVFNLLPAYPLDGARVCEILLSRKFLYKKSKSITEIASFIIAGVLILIFIIMFLLHKVNISLFLAAILMIYTTFLEKEKTMYIIMGDMIRKVRKLKKYNYIENKSISVYYKKGLVNVLTLVDKNKFNSFYVLDDDMQLMGIIHEDELIKALKEYGNITLEEYIYIRKK; encoded by the coding sequence ATGAAGAAATGGTATAAGGTATTAATTGTAGAATTGCTAATATTAATGTGGATATTGGATTTTAATAATTCAATTTTTATTAGTTTTCTATGGATAATATTACATGAATTTGCACATATATTAGTGGCAAATAACTTTGGATGTAGATTTAACAGTTTTAACATAAGTATATCAGGGGTTAAAGCAGAATTAATAGATATTGATGAGCTCACGGAAAAGAAAAAATTAATCTTATATTTAGCAGGTCCATTTTCAAATTTTTTTATGAGTATAGTTGCATGCTTTTTATATCGGTTTTTTAAGTGGAACTTTATTGAAAGCAGTATAATCATTAATATATATTTAGGTGTGTTTAATTTATTACCTGCATATCCGTTAGATGGAGCTAGAGTATGTGAAATATTACTATCAAGAAAATTTTTATATAAAAAATCAAAAAGTATTACTGAGATTGCTAGTTTTATCATTGCAGGAGTATTAATTTTAATATTTATTATAATGTTTTTATTACATAAGGTGAACATAAGCTTATTCTTAGCAGCCATTTTAATGATATATACTACTTTTTTAGAAAAAGAGAAGACCATGTATATTATAATGGGGGATATGATTAGAAAGGTACGAAAACTAAAAAAGTATAATTATATCGAAAATAAATCTATATCTGTATATTATAAAAAAGGTTTAGTTAATGTATTGACTCTAGTTGATAAGAATAAATTTAATAGTTTCTATGTTCTCGATGATGATATGCAATTGATGGGAATAATTCATGAGGATGAGCTTATTAAGGCTTTGAAGGAATATGGTAATATAACTTTAGAAGAATATATTTATATAAGAAAAAAATAA
- a CDS encoding YcdB/YcdC domain-containing protein — protein sequence MKRKKILSLILTVCLAVSIISMPAFGAETDSKGLEQAVVTMKQVVVIPDSYKDFTHSSSQYDIGDQKVTIWNLEWENSDDNNGYISASIDENGDVLTYNKYSPSESSNGLAKTTKEDAQKSAEEFLNKVIPSYSNQMKKIDTNSNNPSSDQYNFTYQQFVDNTPVDFNRVEISVSKSTGEVTSYTGLNPGAKMSDYPATSGVINLNTAEKSYIDKLGVHLKYYSSYDYKEKKLNVFPGYSVDDNKLNAIDGNTGEVISLLNQDKVYKYKKNEASDMTNAASSGLQNSNQKLTGEEIDAIGNVSKFITKEKASDIIKESIDTTNFDMTINDSSLSKDRINENYIWEIGFKDGDGKVDAKTGELLSFYFYNNKDGNENMSKSDAQKVAEQFLKKNAEEKFSQTKYEDSNNLKFKNISQDGNIYSFNFVRQVNGIDFDSNSLEVEIDKTTGKIIEYQNRWYDNVTFPDISQAITKEAAFNKINEYGDFGLEYNLTDNNKVSLVYNFRNLKGNYIINPISGVRIDSEGKTYKDNKLPEYCDISGHPCEKIVKELLENGYYISGEKFNPDSNITQINFLKYLYSPEQSSYSDDDFYEMLIDRGIIQKDEKNPESLLSNQDIAKIVVRYLGYDKVASHPEIFKNPFNDSVEYQYQGYAAICYSFGIMKGDNNGNFNGTSKVSNAESAQIIYNILKQSQSEK from the coding sequence ATGAAAAGAAAAAAGATATTGAGTTTAATTTTAACAGTTTGTTTAGCAGTTTCAATTATATCTATGCCTGCATTTGGAGCAGAAACTGATAGCAAGGGACTTGAACAAGCTGTTGTAACTATGAAACAAGTTGTAGTGATTCCAGATAGCTATAAAGATTTTACTCATTCTTCAAGTCAATATGACATTGGAGATCAGAAAGTTACAATATGGAATCTAGAATGGGAAAATTCAGATGATAATAATGGTTATATTAGTGCATCTATTGATGAAAATGGAGATGTATTAACATATAATAAGTATAGTCCTAGTGAAAGTTCTAATGGATTAGCTAAGACTACAAAAGAAGATGCACAAAAATCTGCAGAAGAATTTTTGAATAAAGTAATTCCAAGTTATTCAAATCAAATGAAGAAAATAGATACAAATTCTAATAATCCTTCAAGTGATCAATATAATTTTACTTATCAACAATTTGTAGATAATACTCCAGTTGATTTTAATCGTGTAGAAATTAGTGTTAGTAAATCTACTGGCGAAGTAACTTCGTATACAGGATTAAATCCAGGAGCAAAAATGAGTGATTATCCAGCTACAAGCGGTGTAATTAACTTAAATACTGCAGAAAAATCATATATAGATAAACTAGGAGTTCATTTAAAATATTATTCTTCATATGACTATAAAGAAAAAAAATTAAATGTTTTTCCAGGATATTCAGTTGATGATAATAAATTGAATGCAATTGATGGAAACACAGGAGAGGTTATATCCCTTCTTAATCAAGATAAAGTATACAAGTATAAAAAAAATGAAGCAAGTGATATGACAAATGCAGCAAGTTCAGGATTGCAAAATTCTAATCAAAAGTTAACTGGGGAAGAAATTGATGCTATTGGTAATGTATCGAAATTTATTACAAAAGAAAAAGCAAGCGATATAATTAAGGAATCGATAGATACAACGAATTTTGATATGACAATTAATGATTCATCTTTAAGTAAAGATAGAATAAATGAAAACTATATATGGGAAATTGGATTTAAAGATGGAGATGGTAAGGTAGATGCAAAAACTGGAGAGCTACTATCATTTTATTTTTATAATAATAAAGATGGAAATGAAAATATGTCAAAGTCAGATGCACAGAAAGTAGCAGAACAGTTTTTAAAGAAAAATGCAGAAGAGAAATTTAGTCAAACTAAATATGAAGATAGCAACAATTTAAAATTTAAGAATATATCTCAAGATGGAAATATTTATTCATTTAATTTTGTGCGTCAAGTTAATGGAATAGATTTTGACAGTAATTCATTAGAAGTTGAAATTGATAAAACTACAGGAAAAATCATTGAATATCAAAATAGATGGTATGATAATGTTACATTTCCTGATATAAGTCAAGCTATAACTAAAGAAGCAGCATTCAATAAGATTAACGAATATGGAGATTTTGGGTTAGAATATAATTTAACAGATAATAATAAAGTATCATTAGTTTATAATTTTAGAAATTTAAAAGGAAATTATATTATTAATCCAATTAGTGGAGTAAGGATAGATTCAGAAGGAAAAACTTATAAAGATAATAAATTACCAGAGTACTGTGATATAAGTGGACATCCATGCGAAAAAATAGTAAAAGAACTTTTAGAAAATGGATATTATATTTCAGGTGAAAAATTTAATCCGGATAGCAATATAACTCAAATAAATTTCTTGAAATATTTATATTCACCAGAGCAATCTTCATACAGTGATGATGACTTTTATGAAATGTTAATTGATAGAGGGATTATTCAAAAAGATGAAAAAAATCCAGAGTCATTACTTTCTAATCAAGATATAGCAAAGATTGTAGTAAGATATTTAGGATATGATAAGGTTGCATCTCATCCAGAAATCTTCAAGAACCCATTTAATGATAGTGTAGAATATCAATACCAAGGATATGCAGCAATATGCTATAGTTTTGGTATTATGAAAGGTGATAATAATGGAAATTTTAATGGAACAAGTAAAGTAAGCAATGCTGAATCAGCACAGATAATTTATAATATATTAAAACAAAGCCAATCAGAAAAGTAA
- a CDS encoding response regulator transcription factor codes for MQSRVLIIDDDMELCQLLKKCIEKEDIIVECAYTGTDGLKLALQGNYQLIVLDVMLPEMDGFQILEKIRSISIVPVLMLTAKAASADKVNGLRSGADDYLTKPFDVEEFIARILSLIRRYTTLNSSYSKETNCMSFQKLIIDIDTRIVHIQERQVELHAKEFDILCYLAKNQGKILTKQQIYEEIWQEPYVYDDNNIMGHISKLRKQIEPDPSNPTYIQTVKGVGYRFSREV; via the coding sequence GTGCAAAGTAGAGTTTTGATTATTGACGATGACATGGAGTTATGCCAGTTATTGAAAAAATGTATAGAGAAAGAAGATATCATTGTTGAATGTGCATATACTGGAACGGATGGTTTGAAGTTAGCATTGCAAGGTAATTATCAACTGATTGTTTTAGACGTTATGCTCCCTGAAATGGATGGATTTCAAATTCTTGAGAAAATTAGGAGCATTAGCATCGTGCCAGTCTTAATGCTTACTGCGAAAGCTGCCAGCGCCGACAAAGTGAATGGTTTGCGCTCTGGTGCTGACGATTATTTAACGAAGCCTTTTGATGTCGAAGAATTTATTGCTCGCATTTTGTCTTTGATCCGCAGATATACAACATTAAATAGCAGTTATAGCAAAGAAACTAATTGTATGTCCTTTCAGAAGCTTATTATTGATATTGACACCCGAATTGTTCATATTCAAGAAAGGCAAGTGGAGCTACATGCTAAGGAATTTGACATTCTTTGCTACCTTGCAAAAAACCAAGGAAAAATTTTAACCAAACAGCAAATATATGAAGAAATATGGCAGGAGCCATATGTCTATGATGACAATAACATAATGGGACATATAAGCAAACTGCGAAAACAGATAGAGCCTGATCCGAGCAATCCGACTTATATTCAAACAGTGAAAGGTGTAGGCTATCGCTTTAGCCGTGAGGTCTAA
- a CDS encoding sensor histidine kinase encodes MNGFPLFEGIIVIVALIYTLLLSRKIRNIKLKLNDISEVLDDIAQGNSNRKILAKSNDMTSIICYKINNIIHEFQGRIIDLKKAEKMNSQLMTSLSHDVRTPLTTLIGYLDAAQKGIVVGKEKEEYIETARLRAHDIKDYVNVLFEWFKLNSNEETFMVQKVELTEVTRKLLKDWIPIFENNSLDFDIDIPEKFIKVNLDTDAYSRIMNNLIQNVIAHSQANHIKIKVSILRANAVIVVADDGKGISKQDLPHVFERLYKCDIARSKRGSGLGLSIVQQLVEKMGGVIVVKSQPYQLTEFIVQFPLID; translated from the coding sequence ATGAATGGATTTCCATTGTTTGAGGGTATTATTGTTATTGTTGCTTTAATTTACACCCTTCTACTCTCTCGAAAAATACGTAATATTAAGTTAAAACTGAATGATATTTCAGAAGTATTGGATGACATTGCACAAGGCAACAGTAATCGAAAGATATTGGCAAAATCCAATGATATGACTTCTATTATTTGCTATAAAATAAATAATATTATTCATGAATTTCAAGGGCGGATTATTGACTTAAAAAAAGCGGAAAAAATGAACAGTCAATTGATGACAAGTCTTTCTCATGATGTACGTACTCCGTTGACAACGCTTATTGGATATTTAGACGCGGCGCAAAAAGGTATTGTAGTCGGTAAGGAGAAGGAAGAATATATAGAAACCGCTCGTCTAAGAGCACATGATATTAAAGACTATGTAAATGTTTTGTTTGAGTGGTTTAAACTCAATTCTAACGAAGAAACATTTATGGTACAGAAGGTAGAGCTTACGGAAGTTACCAGAAAACTACTTAAAGACTGGATTCCAATCTTTGAGAACAATAGTCTCGACTTCGATATTGACATCCCAGAAAAGTTCATAAAGGTTAATTTGGATACAGATGCATATTCCCGTATTATGAATAACCTGATTCAGAATGTGATTGCCCATAGTCAAGCAAACCACATAAAAATAAAAGTTTCTATACTTCGTGCTAATGCAGTGATTGTTGTTGCAGACGATGGTAAGGGAATTTCCAAACAAGATTTGCCCCATGTCTTCGAACGTCTCTATAAATGCGACATAGCACGTTCTAAAAGAGGAAGTGGCTTAGGATTATCCATTGTACAGCAGCTTGTGGAGAAGATGGGAGGGGTGATTGTAGTTAAAAGCCAACCGTATCAACTAACAGAGTTCATTGTACAATTTCCATTGATTGATTAA
- a CDS encoding ABC transporter ATP-binding protein → MNDLVIETNNLTKQYGEQRSVDNLNIHVKKGRIYGLLGRNGAGKTTTMKMLLNLTSPTSGEVRIFGKDINTDKRKILSRIGNLIESPGFYPNLTGTENLKIMARLRGVPTFDAIKNALDVVGLPYMDKKLFSQYSLGMKQRLGIANSIMHDPELLILDEPINGLDPIGIVEVRDFIKRLSMEQGKTILISSHILSEIALLVDDIGIIDHGVLLEEESLEELQQKNSRYVHFVVTDTSQASRILETDFHISNIHIDDDHNLRVYDTNIDVAAITRKWIESGLNISEAHTQNDTLEDYFKRLTGGEGIA, encoded by the coding sequence TTGAATGATTTGGTAATCGAAACAAATAATTTAACAAAACAATATGGTGAACAAAGAAGTGTTGATAATTTAAACATTCATGTAAAGAAAGGAAGAATTTATGGTTTGTTAGGACGCAATGGTGCTGGAAAAACCACTACTATGAAGATGTTGTTAAATCTAACGAGTCCTACGTCTGGAGAAGTACGTATTTTCGGAAAGGATATTAATACTGACAAGAGAAAAATTCTTTCTCGAATTGGAAACCTGATTGAATCGCCAGGATTTTATCCTAACCTTACTGGAACTGAAAACCTTAAAATTATGGCCAGGCTACGTGGAGTACCCACATTCGATGCCATTAAGAACGCATTGGATGTGGTAGGGTTGCCTTATATGGATAAAAAGCTGTTCTCACAGTATTCGCTTGGCATGAAACAGCGACTAGGAATAGCAAATTCTATTATGCATGATCCAGAGCTTTTGATTTTGGACGAACCTATTAACGGGCTTGATCCAATTGGTATAGTGGAAGTTCGTGATTTTATAAAGCGCCTTAGTATGGAACAAGGTAAAACAATTTTAATTTCCAGTCATATTCTATCTGAAATAGCTTTATTAGTGGATGATATTGGCATCATTGATCACGGTGTCTTACTGGAAGAAGAAAGTTTGGAAGAATTGCAGCAGAAAAATAGTAGATATGTTCATTTCGTTGTGACAGATACCTCCCAAGCTTCCCGAATATTGGAGACTGACTTTCATATCTCTAATATTCATATTGATGATGATCATAATTTACGGGTTTATGATACGAATATAGATGTAGCTGCTATTACCCGTAAATGGATAGAAAGCGGTTTAAATATATCGGAAGCACATACGCAAAATGATACATTGGAGGATTATTTCAAAAGGCTCACCGGAGGTGAAGGAATTGCTTGA
- a CDS encoding ABC transporter permease, with translation MLDLIICEFAKIKRQRFILFCMLAACLFPIPLTVLVAKDNLHFEELFKLIVTFGDFLLLPCVLSIVASILFFMERDSDMLKNLMTVPVSKTRLVEAKLAVLLIVAVLYSITGLGTTIIGGLIVGAVEGVVFKLGLSAVLGIMLFVSVLPVVLLVVYFNKSYIFSIIIAFIYSILNFGIALNMVNFAPNSVAITVLPVPVIMRWWSSYWSLSAEYITIRKPYMLSTQFCAGMLFLIAAISILLISITFKKQED, from the coding sequence TTGCTTGATTTAATCATATGCGAATTTGCTAAAATTAAACGGCAGCGTTTTATTCTATTTTGTATGTTAGCAGCCTGCCTATTTCCTATACCATTGACTGTATTAGTGGCAAAAGACAATTTGCATTTTGAGGAGCTTTTTAAACTGATTGTTACGTTTGGGGATTTTCTCCTTTTGCCATGTGTCCTAAGTATAGTAGCGAGCATACTATTCTTTATGGAAAGGGACAGCGACATGCTAAAAAATTTGATGACTGTACCAGTTTCTAAAACCAGACTTGTAGAAGCAAAGCTGGCTGTGCTTCTAATTGTTGCTGTGCTATATTCTATTACTGGTTTAGGTACTACAATCATTGGTGGATTAATTGTTGGGGCTGTAGAAGGCGTTGTTTTTAAATTGGGATTAAGTGCTGTCCTCGGTATAATGCTATTTGTCTCAGTTCTTCCTGTTGTTCTTCTTGTTGTCTATTTTAACAAAAGCTATATTTTTTCCATTATAATTGCCTTCATTTATTCTATTTTAAATTTTGGAATAGCACTTAATATGGTTAATTTTGCTCCTAACAGTGTGGCTATTACTGTGTTGCCTGTACCAGTCATTATGCGTTGGTGGTCGTCTTATTGGAGCCTATCGGCAGAATATATTACAATTAGAAAGCCCTATATGTTATCAACCCAGTTTTGTGCAGGAATGTTATTTTTAATAGCGGCAATATCAATTCTACTAATTTCAATTACATTCAAAAAGCAGGAAGATTAG
- a CDS encoding ABC transporter permease encodes MINIIVTEFQKLKRYSILWIGIVAVLFSVLLAAFQQNSSNEIIQYESYTNSVIWNNFSMIFPFMIVLIGGYIINREYVDHTLKNMLTVPIPFRKLLMGKLITVGLVTTLYGFFSFICTFLLGIVFYNRNMSSALVVKSLFQLVGLSLCCYLAVLPIIIFFSRKQNGFLAGVGLAFVYGFCGIFIAGRALTDYYPITAGLGIIKFTGDDTLNFNLSVEIGALSIMIILSMIMLFCMKGFEDRNTLSKNTAKKHKG; translated from the coding sequence ATGATTAATATAATTGTTACAGAATTTCAAAAGCTTAAGCGCTACAGCATTCTTTGGATTGGCATAGTAGCAGTGCTATTTTCAGTACTTTTAGCAGCTTTTCAACAAAACAGCAGTAATGAAATTATTCAGTACGAAAGTTATACGAATAGTGTCATATGGAATAATTTTAGTATGATTTTTCCATTTATGATTGTTCTCATAGGAGGATATATTATAAACCGTGAGTATGTTGATCATACATTGAAGAACATGTTAACTGTACCTATTCCATTTCGTAAATTACTGATGGGAAAATTGATTACTGTTGGGCTTGTTACAACATTGTACGGCTTTTTTAGCTTCATATGCACATTTCTCTTGGGTATAGTATTTTATAATAGAAATATGTCATCAGCACTTGTAGTGAAATCGCTTTTTCAACTCGTTGGATTGAGTCTTTGCTGTTACTTGGCTGTGTTACCAATCATCATATTTTTTAGCCGAAAACAAAACGGTTTTCTTGCTGGAGTTGGATTGGCATTTGTTTACGGTTTTTGTGGAATCTTTATCGCTGGCAGAGCATTGACTGATTACTACCCTATTACCGCTGGTTTAGGAATTATTAAGTTTACAGGAGATGACACTCTTAACTTTAATCTTTCAGTTGAAATCGGTGCCTTATCCATTATGATAATACTTTCAATGATTATGTTGTTTTGTATGAAAGGGTTTGAGGATAGAAACACTTTATCTAAAAATACAGCAAAAAAACACAAGGGGTAA
- a CDS encoding response regulator transcription factor, whose product MNKILIVEDDPKINKMIQTLLRKNQYIAVSAFSGTEALLLLEKESFDLILLDLMLPGLSGEEILVKINEQSQIPIICVSAKDDLNTKLELIRYGADDYITKPFNNEELIVRIGAVLRRMNKGTTADKNNIFRFKDLVLDSENHIVTINDEPIELTVKEYRILELLISNPKKVFTKQNIFESVWTEEYIMDERVVTVHVSNLRNKLKPGEEYIKTVWGIGYKMQDN is encoded by the coding sequence ATGAACAAAATATTAATCGTAGAGGATGATCCTAAAATTAATAAAATGATACAAACTTTATTAAGAAAAAATCAATATATTGCAGTATCTGCATTTTCTGGTACAGAGGCGCTTTTGTTATTGGAAAAAGAGTCTTTTGATTTAATTTTATTAGACTTAATGTTGCCAGGATTAAGCGGTGAAGAAATTTTAGTGAAGATTAATGAACAATCTCAAATTCCTATTATATGTGTATCAGCAAAAGATGATTTAAATACTAAACTTGAACTTATTAGATATGGGGCTGATGATTATATAACAAAGCCGTTCAATAATGAAGAATTAATTGTGCGGATAGGTGCAGTATTAAGAAGAATGAATAAGGGGACAACAGCAGATAAAAACAATATATTCCGATTTAAAGATTTGGTTTTAGATAGTGAAAATCATATTGTGACTATTAATGATGAGCCTATTGAACTTACTGTAAAAGAATATAGGATATTAGAATTATTAATTAGTAATCCTAAGAAAGTATTTACAAAACAGAATATATTTGAGAGTGTTTGGACTGAAGAATATATTATGGATGAAAGAGTAGTTACAGTGCATGTTAGTAATTTGCGTAATAAATTAAAACCTGGAGAAGAATACATAAAAACAGTTTGGGGAATAGGATATAAAATGCAGGACAATTAG
- a CDS encoding ABC transporter ATP-binding protein, which translates to MRLVLKTNGLTKKYGKQIAVNNVNLNIEKGDIYGLIGKNGAGKTTIMKIVCGLIYQSQGDIQLFESSNLERSRKRMGCVIEQPALYPGMTARENLIYYDKLLGITDYGNVDEVLSLVGLQNTGKKKTKAFSIGMKQRLSIAISLLGNPDFLILDEPINGLDPSGIKEVRELLLKLNRENEITILISSHILGELAKIATKYGIIENGVLVDEFAAVELEKRCKKCLSLVVNDSEKAAYIIKNNIKSTDYKVFDKGKICIYDCLDIPEQINKELVENGVLVSILTLEGQDIESYFVKMMGGDK; encoded by the coding sequence ATGAGATTAGTATTAAAAACTAATGGTTTGACTAAAAAATATGGGAAACAAATAGCTGTAAATAATGTTAATTTAAATATTGAAAAGGGAGATATTTATGGTTTAATAGGGAAAAATGGTGCGGGTAAAACAACAATTATGAAAATTGTTTGTGGATTGATTTATCAGAGCCAAGGTGATATTCAACTGTTTGAAAGCAGCAATTTAGAAAGAAGCAGGAAAAGAATGGGGTGTGTTATTGAACAGCCAGCGCTTTATCCTGGAATGACAGCAAGAGAAAATTTGATTTATTATGATAAGTTGCTTGGTATTACAGACTATGGTAATGTAGATGAAGTTTTAAGCTTGGTTGGTTTGCAAAATACAGGCAAAAAGAAAACTAAAGCTTTTTCCATTGGCATGAAGCAGCGTTTATCCATTGCAATTTCTTTATTAGGTAATCCTGATTTTCTTATCCTAGATGAGCCTATTAATGGATTAGATCCTTCTGGTATCAAGGAAGTGAGAGAATTACTATTAAAACTAAATAGAGAAAATGAAATTACTATCTTAATTTCCTCTCATATCTTAGGAGAGCTTGCTAAGATTGCAACAAAATATGGAATTATAGAAAATGGAGTACTTGTTGATGAATTTGCAGCTGTGGAATTAGAAAAACGTTGTAAAAAATGTCTTTCACTAGTAGTTAATGATTCAGAAAAAGCAGCTTATATTATAAAAAATAATATCAAAAGTACTGATTATAAAGTATTTGATAAAGGCAAAATTTGCATTTATGATTGTTTAGATATACCAGAACAGATTAATAAAGAATTGGTTGAAAATGGTGTTTTGGTATCAATCCTCACTTTAGAAGGACAAGATATAGAAAGTTATTTTGTAAAGATGATGGGAGGAGATAAATAA